The segment TGCGGGCTTTTCGACCTTGGCGTCGAGTATCAGCACTTCTGGCGCCGACGCTGCAGTGCATTGGCCAGGGGTAACCGGGGTGTTCATGGCGGGTATCCTTTCCGCAAGGGTGACGTGATAAATGAACGCAGAGGGCCCCTGGAGGGCATCGAAAAACGCTCAGGCAAGCGCGCTCCAGCGAACTTGCGCAGGGATGCTATCTGCAATCAAAGGCCAAGTGCCAGCACTTGAGAGAAATGACGTCAAAGTACAGGCGCCAGAAAACCTACCATTCAGCGCCATCTGACATTTGCGAAAATTGGCAGAAAATGTGACAGGCCTGCCTACAACGCCGGCGTGGCCAGGATGAATTCGCGGTAGCCGGACACGATCACGTACACCGCGAAGTAGCAGAAAATCGCCGCCGACAGCAGGTACGACCAGGTCAGCAGGCGTTCCCCGAGCAGCCGCCCGCCATGGCTGGCGATACCGCACAGCGACACGCACCACAGCAGCCCGGCGGCGAAGAAACCTGCCAGGAACAGCCCGGCATCCCCCAGGCTACCGCCACCGGAACGGGAGATCAGCACCCCGCCCACTGCGGCGAACCACAAGATGGCGGTGGGTGACGACATGGCCAGGAAGATGCCGCGCAGGAACTCGCGCCAGCCTGACTCGACCACCACCTCGCTGCGGCTTTCAAGCTTGCCGCCGTGCCAGGCCGCCAGCAGCATCTTCAGCGCAAACCACACCAGCAGCGCCGAGCCGCCCAGCCACAAGGCCCAGCGCACGCTCTCGAACTGCAGCAGTACGGTCATGCCGGCCAGTGCGGCAATGGCGTACACCAGGTCGCCGACACAGGTGCCCAGGCCCAGCCAGAAGCCCTGCAAAAAGCCGCGCTGCATGGCCAGGGTGATCATGGCGATGTTGGCGATACCGATGTCCAGGCACAGGGACAGGCTGAGGAGAAAACCATTGGAGAAGGGCATTGCGGACTCATGTCGAATGGGAAGGACGGCGCGTCGTGCACCGTTTGTAACGTGCCAGGTCAGGCCATCGAGGCCTGCTCGAACACCTCGTCGGCCCACTGGTTCAGGCTCTTGCCGGCCGCCTTGGCGGCGACGCTCGCCGCCGCGTGGACCTCTGGCCGAATACGCAGCATGACCTTGCCCGAAGCGGGCTTTTCCGGGGTGATGCCTTGCTCGGCGCAGTCGGCCAGGTAATCGTCCAGGGCCTCGCGGAACGCCTGGTGCAGCTCAGGCACGGAGCTGGCGTGGAAACTGATGATGTCACGCAGGCCCAATACCCGGCCAACGAAAATATCATCCCGTGCATCGTACTCGATGCGGGCGGCATAGCCGTTGTAGCGCATGCAACTCATGGTCGGACTCCCGCCCGCAGCAAGAACTCGCGGGCCTCTTCAATCTGATACCGCCTGGCTTCCTTGCCAGGGTGAGGTCGATGGCAACGCCAGCATTGCCCGCCGAGCACAAGCTTTACCCTTAAGCCCTGGCGCTCGAGCACCTCGCCGCCCAAGTGCAGCACCAACGCTTCGATTTCGGCGAAAGGCAGTGATGCCGTGGTCGGAGTTCTGAAGATGTTGTCCAGTATCTTCCGGTATCGTGTGTTCATCGAAAAATGCTATCAAATAAAGATAGCAGGAACCCGCTACAGATTCATTCAGGATTTTTCTTCCCCGGCCAACACCCGCGCATACACCGCCCTATCCACATTCGCCCCGCTGAGTACCACCGCCACTCGCCGCCCGGCCTGGCGCTCGCGCTCCTGCAGCAACGCGGCCAGCGCCGCAGCCCCTGCCCCTTCGGCGGTGTTGTGGGTGGTTTCGTGGTACAGGCGCATAGCAGCGGCTACCTCGGCGTCGGTTACCCGCACGATGCGCGCA is part of the Pseudomonas fakonensis genome and harbors:
- a CDS encoding LysE family translocator, with the protein product MPFSNGFLLSLSLCLDIGIANIAMITLAMQRGFLQGFWLGLGTCVGDLVYAIAALAGMTVLLQFESVRWALWLGGSALLVWFALKMLLAAWHGGKLESRSEVVVESGWREFLRGIFLAMSSPTAILWFAAVGGVLISRSGGGSLGDAGLFLAGFFAAGLLWCVSLCGIASHGGRLLGERLLTWSYLLSAAIFCYFAVYVIVSGYREFILATPAL
- a CDS encoding type II toxin-antitoxin system HicB family antitoxin, giving the protein MSCMRYNGYAARIEYDARDDIFVGRVLGLRDIISFHASSVPELHQAFREALDDYLADCAEQGITPEKPASGKVMLRIRPEVHAAASVAAKAAGKSLNQWADEVFEQASMA